The genomic segment tgggcgctcgGACCCAGGCGCCGCCTCTCGCCTGAGGGTTCCAGAAATGTCCCCGgtggtgtgaacgcgtctgactcggacaaccTCCTGCCGGAAAATCTGggttttccagagttcatgtctgaaaacagcttctgtgtgtgtgtgtgtgtgtgtgtgtgtgtgtgtgtgtgtgtgtgtgtgagagagagactgagagagagagagaaaggatttAGCGAACAGATAATAATGGATAAGGCGTAtccaggcagggagggaggcatGTCTCTGGAAGCTCCTGTCCACTGCCCAGTCTGCACGGGCCAGAAAAGTGTCTGTGGTGACCTGGAGGTAATCTGAATCACATTAGATATAAGTCCAGCTTTGCACTGGCTGGCAGGAATCAAAGTCCTTGGAGTAGTAGCATTGATTGTCcagcagacagagacactgagctgAAGATGTACATCTATCCTTAGGATAGACCAtagcctgaagcctgtattttctggaatgaccagcagagggcgactccaatggttgtttctaaagaagtctatgagaaaatgactatacttctcacctgatttataacgtcagtaaacattttcctgaggagttaacggtctcaatctctagtttcaggTCTCCTCCTGTagagcatgatgttcattttgtaaattatggtcccatttgcAAAAAAGTTGTGCCGAGGTGGAAGACTGCAGGTCAGAGAGCGaccacatcctctcctctgctgtcgcTCCCAACACCTCcgctgcttcttcttcaccGACAGCAGCCTCGACCTTCTTCTTACTGAGATGACAACAGGGATTTCCTGTTGTCGTGAGCTGTGGTTGACTCACATGTGAACATTTACTACATCGACCTAAAAAAACATACTGAAGCTTAACGCACGATATGTTTTAGCGGTCTCGAATTTATGAAGAAGCTGCCAAACAATGTGTGGAAAAATTCTGGATCTCACTTGAATCCATTGAGTTACGTTCAAGTGATGAGTgtagaaaaatgtttaatagtGGTAgatatattttaacatttatgcTTTGCTCATTGGAAAATACCACGACCACTGAGATGACCCAGTTCATgcagtggatggaaacacatCGGAAAGGAAAGGCTGATTGCGCAGATGGATCTGTAATGTATAGACTAAGATACGTGTGGGCAGTGAATTTCTGTCTGCGTGTACATTCAGGGAAACTGAGAAAAAGCTGCACGATTCCTGCCAGTGATGGCATTTCACAGGTGGAAAGATTAGAATGTCACAGACCAGTCTCTTCTGACGTACTTTTATTAAGAGGAAAGAATCAGAACCAAGCAGGCCACAAGCACCACCGCACACAGACGGCATCATTAAGCTCCAGCCAACACTGGCTATCAAGCGATCGACATGCCCTTCAGTCACGCGGGGTTGCCGTGATGTGTGCAGACTTTGCTTGGTCTGGTCGAAGGCACATGCTCCTCATCACACGCACGTTGAACTTATTCAATCTGTTTTCCCTGtgcagcagacagagcaggaagATGTTTTCACTCATACTAATTATTACAACACTTTCTCTCATATCTCCTATAAGACACGCAAGTGTACATTGCGACCTCATGTCTGAGGTGAGTTCCTAAAGTTCTGCCATCATTTACTGTACGTAACacttccatatatatatatatatatatatatatatatatatatatatgtatgtatataaaattgGACACCGGGTAAGGAAAATGTCGCATCATCGATATCTGAAATGCATAGCTTGTTCCACCTTCTTTACAACACTGTGATGAATCCCGTATGGCAAAGTTGGAGATGAGTTATTATTGATTTAGTTTTGACACGGTGCCTGAGGAGATTCTGGGTTTGACTGCAGGTACCTGCTGTTTCAAAATGGCTCAAGAATCCATTCATTAATCAATTTTTCTGCTGCATACCCAGATTGGGATAACTAAGTTTTGTTTAATAATGAATCAACAATATTAGAAATGATTGCAAATAACTGCTGAGTAGTAATATAGACATAAATGTGACATAAATCCTCATGAATTCCTTTACTCGGTTGCACCGACCTGGAGCTCATTAATTTCTAATGTAGCGAACAACAATTCCCCCATCGTGAGTGCAACACTTCTCACGACATCGTCTGTCAAATTGCCTGGATTCAAGAGCACAAGCTCACCACCACATCTTGACTCTGCTGTTGCGGGGGAAAGAGGTTGGCGAGACGCAGCGTGTCGGCGGCGTTCGACGGACCTGGAGCCGCCACACCAGAAATGCCACAAAGGCGCCGTAGACGCCGTTCTTGGCGATCAGAACGGCGTAGGACAGTTTGACAGTGTGCGCCGTCCTCAAATACTCCTCTGTAAAAAAGAAACGAAAAATGCAATTTTCTGTAGTACTGATGTCCTTCTTTTTGGGCAGTTTTCCTTCACGCTAGTCGAGGGGTTAAAGACATAGGATGTCGCGCCTTGTGCACATTGTTAAGCCCTATGACATACAacatttgattgattgtttgatCAATAAACCATAGTTACCTCGTATAGCTTCCGCTCCTGGTcctgacagaaagagacagaaaatccAGGTTTTATCAGTGCAGTCAACATTTTGAAGTGCCACATCCCCACGGTAAAGGGTCTTCTACATACCTTCAATGCCTCGGACCCAATCGGACCTGTCCACAGTCTCGTTCCCGTTGTAGAAGCTGACGGTGCAGGAGAAGTTCTTGCCGGCCGTGAACCACTGCGTGAGCGGGACCCTCAGACTGCTGGCGAGGTCATAATACCGCCCTTGCCGCCGGGCAGCGGTGTCGGTGGCCACGCCGCCTGCGACCTCTCTCCCGTCGACCCGCCAGGACACGCTCACCACGTCCGGGTAGAAGCCCGAGGCCACGCACACCAAggtcttcctgtttttcttgtctCCTCGGCTTTGACACTCTTCCGCCGAGGGTTCGAGCACTTTCACTCTTGGCGGGGTGATGGCACGGTTTGATTCTCGTGGGGACAAAGGGGAAGACAAGTTTGGGGAAACGCACTGTTTGCTTTCTCACTGAGAGTTTGACTGGAACATTGGCACCGTGGGTATGGGACAGACAGGCTCGCTGTGTCCCCCTCTTTTTTGTTCTGAGCCAACATGGTGCTACATGGAGCTGAATGTTTACAGTGCCTGACATGAGAGTGGTTCAGTCTTCTCGTCCAACAggtatttcccaaaatgaacCACTGCTTCCTCTTGGCATCCCAGCAAATACGTGGCAATATTGTAACTCTTTAAAACGGAATTCACGCGCTAACAGAGGAATGCGGCGGAGGACCCTCGCGCTTGGTGACAACATGGTCCTTACAGGTGTATGGTCACATTTAGAGCCAGCATCAGATTGTCCTGATGAGAAGTGTCGTCCTCGTTCCTTTTCCATTTACAGCCTGTCGTGGACCAGAGCGTGACACAACACAGAGGACTACAACCAAAGCTACAACCCCAACGAAATCATGACACGTACACCAGATCGGCCACAACTTTGAAACGCCCGAGGTGCGCCTGAAGAACGTCGCATCACAATGAGAGATCGATCCACTTCACCTGTGGATTGGTTTTAATGTTGCGGCTCTACATTGCAACGTATTAGTATTCCTATAACCTATATTAACCTATATAGGTTAATATGGGGACattctctttcattttaaatccacaACACTGGGGTTTTCCAGCCTGAGGTCTGTCTCACAGCGCAGCTCAACTTCAAATAATTGCATTTCAAGAAACTTTATTATACTGATAATAGACACcagaacattttaattcaacaatAAGCATCTTATGTTGGTTTCTTACCTAAGACTGTCAATTTGGTGCCGCCGCCAAAGTAAGCAGGGAAGAAGAAGCTCACCTTGACGTGCCGCTGAGTAAAAACTGTTGAAGCTTTCAGCACGGACAGCTGTAAACTGTCAGCCTGGTTACCAACTGAACCAGCTCAAATCAGTCCAGTGGTGCAAGCTTCTGCTTTTACCTTTTAATACTTACAGATTGCTATTTCGTCGCTTTCCTCTGATCCCTAAAAGAAACAAGGCTAAGTTGGAAGATTCATTTGTCTGTCTCAACGATGGGctcacatgcagcacacatCTTCACGAGTTgattcatgaaatgaaaatgtcagttttgttgGCACAGCACACAAACTGTATGATAAACTTTAATGGAAGGTTTCTAAAATCAACCCTGAAGAACATTTCCAAACATTAGACTGAAAGATTCCGCTGAAAGAATCTCTTGGAATTTTTTTTCGATCGCTGCAGCAGGTCAAAATTTGACCCGCGTCCTTCACCGAACAGTTTTCTCCATGAATTGTGAAAACTCGGACCTACCTTGAACAGTTGACTCTTCGTTCCACTTCTTCAGCTCCACTGTCACGTTGacaagtcaaagtcaaactgCCCCTAACTGGCGCGCGGAAATGTGCAAGCAATGCAAGACGTTATGGTAGAACATGTTCAGGTTTGTGGATAGCACTCCACTAAACCTCAAGTTAACCCGTGGACCGGcgttcatttcatttgaatccaAACAGATTTCTCACACAAAACGCGGGTTTGTCAGATGCAGCGTCCTACTCTCTCAAACATTCCTGGTTTTGTGTCACAGTTAACCTGTCGTGCTCCACACTGAGCATTCTGAATGCAGGAAGGTTTCTGCACAGTGGCTCTATTTGATTGTATCACTGTGGTTCCCGTCCCCGCACAGTGAAAAAGCACTCAACAAAAACCTGACGTTGTTTCGCCCCGGATTTTCGAGCCTCTTAAAATTGACatgatgcctttttttaataccGAACGCACTCTGTAGAGGTCAGTGTATGATCGACCTGTTAAACCTCAAAGtaacagagaaagaaatgtgttcCTCTAACCCGTTCAGCAAAAATGGATGGAGGTCTGCAGCGACGCACATCACTTCTTAAATCCTGGCCTTCTTTATGAGTTGAATTCGCTGCTGGTGCATTTACTTCAATGTTTCTATTCATCTACGACTTTTGCAATGTCCTTCTagtctttctgtttttgataGGAACATTTGGAGCCTTGCTGATGGTCCACATTGCTGCAATATCTGCAATTTGGCCTCACTGGAAGGAAGTGGTTAAACCTCCTCCAACAACACACAGCAGGCAGATTGAGGCTACAGAGTTGGGTTATTACCTAAACATAGTCATACATGTTGCtgatttattgtctttgtttatcCGTTCAGTCCAAGTTTCCAGAAAGCTCAAGATGCACAGTTCCTCATTCAGGCGgcgtcatttgttttttttgtgcagcgaGACAGGTGTCTGCCTCGCTGTGGGGGCTGACggcacacagatacacaccgACGTCGCTCGGCTCCACACTCTTCACTGTGAAAGTGCCGCTGCCATACACAGTCTTGTTGGCTGAGTATTTGTGCTGCCGACGGATGTCACTGAACTCGGGTGGCTGGAACGGCAGCGTGTGGACGATGAGCTCCATGCTCTCCCCTGGGAACTGCTGAAACCAGTACATGTGATAATAGGCGCCGTGCAACTGGTGACTGCAACTCATCTGAGCCGACTGACCCGCCTGCACCAGCAAGGCCGGAGTCTGGTGCACTGACTCAGTCCATGTTATACCTGAGAGATAGAAGTAAAGGAACAGGTGAGGACGTTCATTTCAGTGTCAAATAcgtattaatattttaatttccataTATAAGATAATAAATCACGTGGGGTAAAACTACCTGCGGCACAGTGCAGAGACACAGTGCAGACGACGAGCGACGAGGACATGGTGATCTGGTTTCCCTGTGCAGTGTGATGGCAGCAGGTGATGATGGGCGTCATCATACCGTCTGTCATCTTTCCCGTCGTGTGCTGACATCATCAGACTTTGCATTTGCAGCCATCCTCTCACAATTGCTCGCATTGATGTCGTCACAGCCTGCTCAACTATTTAATATATACCGTTCCAGAATAATCGGGACGTGTTGTGACATTCGGTGTCTTACCACGTTATCATTTCACACACCACTTTGATGAACTTTTGCATTCTGTCCAGTGTCACGTCACGTTCAGCCCTTTATCTGTTTGCACATTGACTCTATGGGACATCACACAGACTCTGTGCTAGGGAGCTGGTAGGTTAAAGTCCATTTAATATCCAGCTAATCtgaaattaacatttacatCCACACTGCTACACTACTGCTGCTGGTGGTAAACTAGTTTAAACTGGTTTAACTTGAGTTTAACTACCACACAAAAGGGCCACAAGTGCTCGAAGCATTCTAATACATGACATTTGTTCCAGAGCATCCTTTATCATCCAGACAACACATAATACTTTGCAATTTGCATGATCTAATCCTTTAACATATCCACGTCTATCGCCCTCTCCTTTTCTACCTGGCACCACCTCATTCAGATCTCCGCCACATTCGACCTCAGTGTGCAGCCCCACTGGGCTACAGAGGGGTTTCCTCTGCCGCAAACAGAGCTTCCTCTGTGTCTGGAAACTGGAGAGGGTCAGCATTCCTCTGCGCAGGCCTTCAAACAGAGACCCGAATTCTTGCAGAAATAGTCCAGATTCCCTCTGGGAGTGCAAACCTCTCCCCTGTTCCTGGGTAGGTGGCTCCCTCAAGGTGGACAATCAGTGTCTTTGTGAGGCCAAGCTGGTGCCCACAGACTGAGCCCAGTGCAGGTCCACCCCGCAGCCCCCTCGGCTCCGCTGTCGGAGCTGTGCAGAGGGTCCGCTTAGCCGTGGACACACTTGGATTACCGGGGAGggcgcgcggggggggggaaaggagtcTACGGGACGACTCTGGATGCACACATATCTCCATAATCAGCGCTGGATCGTCAGGGATACCTGCGCTTTCTCGGtggattatgtttttgttcaagtcttcattttcaaactggGTAAAGCATCAGCGGCTCTTTGGGATTGCCTGGCAACGATGAGGAGTCTCCACCGCCAACTGACAGGTAGGCCACACTTATTCCTCTGCCCCGACTCGTCGAACCACATTCGCTGAGCTGCTTGTGAGTGATGTCAGCGACATTGTCAGACCACAGACatttcttttggggtttttgttgttgttgactgaTTACTCTGAGAAACAACGAGGGACAACGTGTTCAGATCAGAGCAAAATGTTAGTGTTGCTTCAAAATGTCTTGTGAGTTTTATGCATCCATCAGACTACCCTCCTGTTGcatctttttctctgtccaCACCCTCACGCTCCCTATCAGTTAGGATTCAATCTAGTATTGACTGAACAGAGGCAGGAAACAAAAGATTCCTCCTTATTCCTCCATTCAGCTACTATAACACTGGTTCGTCCTGGGGAGGGGGCAGTCAATGAGTCAGTCAGGGAATTAGGCAGGATTCAATGTTAGACCACTTAACATGCTTTATTTCAGcattcaaaataattaaaaacatctcaatttattatacatatacaaaATAGGTACAGATCCTTGTGGTGTTTTGCCCCCAtaggtgtgtctgtctgccttctcTCACAAACGTCTTGCTGATAGCTCTCTGAttccaatttgtttttgtattgttggttgtttttttttttggagaaaattCACCCTTcgcaaaagaaaacaagaagcaAACCACAACAGATTTGTGGCTGATTTTGgaggagaatttaaaaaaagacagaaaggtgGACAGCAGGTTCAAAACAGTAGAGTAGTGTGACGAAGTGAACACATGTGCATCCAGTTTTCACTTGAACCCAAAAACACAGAGCTAGATTTTCACTGCCAGCACAAAGGAGCCTGGAAATAGACGTTTGTCTCATTCTTGGCACCAAGACTAAAAGCTGTGGCTTCATTTTAGCACCGAGAAGGCCCCACCACGCCAGAGTGAACTTAAACCTACAAAAACAGTATAACCACACTGAACGGGCAGGGGACCTTAAAGAAAGAATAGCACCTCAAGTTTCAGCTGTTCCTGCTTCTGCTAAAGTGTTAGTAAAACCTCCACTACCCCACCGACCGCCACGACCACAGAGGGCGCTTCTAACACACTGGGCCCTTTTTCATAGCATTCCTTGCGTTCCGAGGTAGCCataggattttcttttcttcgtaAAAAAGAGGTTTAAACCCATTTTTCTCTGCTGGTGATTTTAATGTGACtttttcttcaggaaaaaaaaaaaagaaatagagtggaacaaacaagagagcgtcatcaacaaacaaatcacaacagCTGCAACATGAGcggatgaggaagagggagttGTCAGCCTTgtctggggtgggggggagggggggggggtgaggtggggcagaacaacagagacaaacatgGCTGTCAGTTTCACCGTTTATTCATCAACACCTGAACGTGGTACAAAGCAATTGTGTTCTGTCTGTTGGGGCAGTCCTTTCAATCCTCTCACCGCAGTGgtgtataaaaatacaaaagtcacctgtgtgtttcagttggTTTCTGTAAACTCCAGAGAGGCCTGGTTTGGCTGGTTGAAGAGGggaagtaatttttttttacactttacagaagcatatattattttcttgttgccagtgaaacaaaatgtcttctcTACAGGATCCTTGGTGTTggtgatggtaaaaaaaaaacaaaaataaaacaaacggggaaaaaaaaaaaattagagtcagaaacaaaaaaaaaaagtagtggtCCCAAAGCGATGATGCAGACACTGCCACACCACTGCCATCTTGTTGAAGTGCAGGTATTAGGCAAAGTGGACCATCGGAACAATGGCCGAATGGAAACTTGTAGAATCAGAAGCGGGGGGTTGgatttttcagaaaaaatggCATGAGAAGAAcgttttggtgggggggggggggggagtttttAGAGAGAGATGACTgctagaaaaaaataaaacacactcacacacacaacaacaatttcaagtccagatttctctttttacaAGAAACAGACGGGTCCAACTTCAATGCCAAACTCTTGGTCTGGAGCACCAACGTCCATAGGAGCAATATCAATGATGGGCAGGCGAGCTGTTTTCGATGTCTTGTAGTCAATGACTGTCTTGCCCCATGTACCGGTGTGTGActggaaggagagaagaagaaaggcaaGTTAGAGTCTATATTCAAATCTTGTTTGGAGGGCATAAGGTAAttgtgacctctgacatctAATTCCTCTAATTCAGTTGTCAGAGGTATTGAGATGAGACTCACCGTGCATCCATCCTCCAGGACGCTGTAGGTGAAGCGGCTGTTGCCCTCGGCTCTGATCTCGATCTCGTTGGAGCCCTGGAGGAGCAGGGCCTTCTTGAGGTTGCCAGCGGCGGCGTCCATGTAGGCGACGCTGTTCTTGCAGTGGTAGGTGATGTTCTGGGTTGCCTCAGTGGACATGAGACGCAGGAAGGTCAGCTGGATGTTGACATCCTCTGGCTGAGAGCCCTGGCTGCCGTACTCAAACTGtgtaggaagaagaagatgggagGAGTTAGTGACTGGAAATGTGAATGTGGgggagaaatgaaaagcagcattgagaaatgaatgaaaaactaaGCGGGGAGAAAAAGTGGAATTGAGAAGATGAGGAATTGAGGAACTCGAATGGAAGTTGGTGAAGGACAGGAGAGGGTGATTACAGAGAaaccaaagaagaaaagaaaaagtgagatCGGCAAATTTTGCGTATTTACCTGGAAGCCATCAGTCATAGCCTCTCCGAACCAGACGTGCTTCTTCTCCTTGATGTTCTTGCTCATGTACCAGTTCTTCTGGGCCACCTCGGGTTGAGTTGGAGATACGCAGGTCTCTCCAGTCTCCATGTTGCAGTAAACCTTGATGGCATCCTGAGTGCAGCCCTGGTCAGGGTCAATCCAGTACTCGCCTGAAGAATAAGGAGttcaaagaggaaaaatgaatgagagTCAGAACCCCAGCATGATATTAATCCAATTTCCTCAATTCTAAATCTCTCCTATGTCCTGAGTTTATATTATCCACTCAATTTTACTTCCTCTAGAGGTTAGTGTGTATATACCCCGAAAAAAGTTGATCAGTCCAGACACACCAGCACTTTTCGAGCGTATCGAAAAGACTTACCGCTCTTCCAGTCGGGGTGGCACATCTTGAGGTCACGGCAGGTTCTGGCAGGGTTCTTGCGGGTTCCATCGGGGCTGCGGATCTGCTCAATCTGCTGGCTAAGGCTTTTCAGGGTGCTGTCCACCTCCAGGTCACGGTCACGAAGAACATTAGCATCATCAGCACGGAACATGCGGAAGGGATCAGGTGCCTTCTCCTGGGGCTGGGAGATGAAGCCGAGGTCGAATCCACCACCAGGGGCACCAGGTGCTCCAGGAGGTCCAGGAAGTCCAGGAGGACCCTGatagtggaggagaagaagaataaaggaagagaagagggaaaataaTTTGGTTAATGCATTACTTGTAAAGGCTCTGTGGTGCTCCTAAAAATCATAACCCCATGTTCCCCTGAGttgggaagtaaaaaaaaaagaatggatgAATAGTTAGACATTTAGTTAGACTTACAGCAGGTCCCATCTCTCCAGAGCGTCCACGAGGTCCAGGAGGTCCAGTGGGTCCAGGCAGACCAGTCATACCATCTTTACCAGAAGAACCAGCAGATCCAGCAGGTCCCTGCAAACAGCATAGGACAAAACCTTAAAGTGTCTAAATATCAGAGCTCTACtaaacattttcagatgtgggaaacagaaaatatgaaaatgtaaaactaaaaaATTTGGTTGGTGTGTCAACTCACCCTAGGACCAGCAGGTCCAGAACTACCAGCAGGTCCCTGGTCTCCACTGGGTCCCTATGGattcatacacacagagaggagtTAAGAGGTTGTATTTGAAAGCAGTATGTGTTAGGTTTGGGCTTGAGTGTAAAGTAACTCACAGAGGGTCCGGGAGGTCCCTGCATGCCAGTGAATCCTCGGTGTCCCTTCAtgcctctctctccagcctctccGGTCTCTCCCTTGTCTCCGCGAAGTCCAAGAGCTCCCTGTTTGGAGGAAGAAGGGGATGAAGTGTTTTGTTGTACCTTACTCCGCTTGGTCTTTCATCTATTGGAGCAGTCTATTATTGGTGCTGATGTTGTTACTTACAGCGGGGCCACGAGGTCCAGCAGGACCAGCAGGGCCAGCTGCGCCAGCAGGTCCctacaacaacaccaaaaaaaacaacagttttacaTAGAGGCAGGTTGCAGGTTACAATGAAATACAATGTTTGTTTCAGAAGATCTTATATTGGTGGCTATTTTCTAT from the Scophthalmus maximus strain ysfricsl-2021 chromosome 17, ASM2237912v1, whole genome shotgun sequence genome contains:
- the LOC118288947 gene encoding M1-specific T cell receptor beta chain-like, giving the protein MTDGMMTPIITCCHHTAQGNQITMSSSLVVCTVSLHCAAGITWTESVHQTPALLVQAGQSAQMSCSHQLHGAYYHMYWFQQFPGESMELIVHTLPFQPPEFSDIRRQHKYSANKTVYGSGTFTVKSVEPSDVGVYLCAVSPHSEADTCLAAQKKQMTPPGCKWKRNEDDTSHQDNLMLALNVTIHLKQCVSPNLSSPLSPRESNRAITPPRVKVLEPSAEECQSRGDKKNRKTLVCVASGFYPDVVSVSWRVDGREVAGGVATDTAARRQGRYYDLASSLRVPLTQWFTAGKNFSCTVSFYNGNETVDRSDWVRGIEGPGAEAIREEYLRTAHTVKLSYAVLIAKNGVYGAFVAFLVWRLQVRRTPPTRCVSPTSFPRNSRVKMWWENRLNKFNVRVMRSMCLRPDQAKSAHITATPRD